The sequence CTGGGACGAACTGCGCAGCGTCGGGGGGGGCAAACTTGGCAGTCAAGCGATTGGGCTGCTGGAAACCCGTGGGTTTCCGGCTATGGTGGGGGCTGCGGATGCGATGACCAAGAGCGCCGATGTGCAGCTCATGTCTCATGAGGCAATTGGGGAGGGGTTGTGCACAATTTTGATTCGAGGATCGCTGCCGAATGTGGCGATCGCAATTGAAGCCGGGATGCATGAGGCCGAGCGCATCGGCGAACTCCATGCTGTCATGGTGATTCCTCGACCGCTCGATGACCTCGTTGAATCACTGCCGGTGATGGAAATGGAGCAGGAGCAGGAGCAGCCCGAACCCTTGCGGATGCCCCTCAACCTGGAGGTCAAGCAGGAAGAGGCCGAAGCCGAGCCGGTGCTGATCGAAGCTGCCGCAGAAGAGGCTGAACCTATCGCCCTAGAGCTGACCGTAGACGATCGCGAGCTGGCCGACGAAGAGCTTTAGAGGGCACCCGAGAAAATTGGCGACCATATTTTCTCAGCTCGTTTAGCCCCCTGGACTGGTGCGCGATTGGGGTTAAAGCCACCTCCTGCTGGATGGGAGACCTAACGAAGATCTAAATGTAACTTTAGGGCAGCCTCTATGTTTTGCATGGAGCTAACCCCCAAACGCCCTACCTGGCCTCCTAGAACACGCTGTTTTGAAATCGTGCGGATTTGCTGCACCTGGGCCTTGGATGGTTTAGGCAAGCCCGTTTCATCTGTAGTTAATAGCACCTCGAAGGGGTATACCCGATTCACTTGGGACGTAAGCGGCACCACTGTAACGGTAGAGGCAGCTCGGTTGTTCGCATTGTTGCTGACGATGAGTACCGGGCGCTGCTTGGCAATTTCTGACCCTACGATTGGGTTTAGGTCGGCAAAATAGATATCACCACGCCTCATTGGTCATTCCATCCGCTACAGTGACCTCCCAATCTAGATCTACCTCCTCAGCGGCGAGGGCATAGGCTTCTTCTAAGGCCTGCTCACGCAGTAGCTCTAGGGCTCTTTCAATCACCTGCGATCGCGATTTGAAGGCATGGCTATGGCGATAATCTTCCACAAAGGTGAGCAATGGTTGAGGGAGAGAGATTGACACTTTGGCAACCTGCATAAGCTTTACCCAGTAGGAAACATGGTCATACTTACTATGCCACCAGTTTAGCGCTATCGTTTACCCGCTGAATGCACCGCCTAGGTCAGGTGCTCCCCCTGCTCTTTGAGCCAATCCCACACCCGGTCTACCAAATCGCTGGCGTCGGCATCGAACCACTGCACCGTGGCCCGGTTGCGAAACCAGGTGCGCTGGCGCTTGGCGAACTGGCGCGTGTGCTGCACAATCTCTGTCTGGGCCGTGGCGAGAGAACTATGGCCTTGCAGATGGCGCAGCATTTCGGCATAGCCCAGGGTTTGCAACAGCGGCAGATCAGAACCGTACTTGCCCACCAGACGCGTGACCTCTTCGACGAAGCCAGCCTCGAGCATGGCCTGGGTACGCCTGGCAATGCGTTTTTCTAAGGCTAGCGGATCGCAGTCGAGGGCCAGGTACAGCAGCGGATAAGCCGGTGGAGCTTCGCCCTGGAGCGTAGAGATGGACTGACCAGTGACGTAATACACCTCTAGGGCGCGCCCAGTACGCACAGGGTCGTTGGGGTGAATGCGATCGGCAGCGGCGGGGTCGAGACTTTTGAGCAGGGCATAGCAGTGGGGTTGGCCCAAAGCCTCAAACTGCCGCCGCAGAGCGGGCTGAGGAGCCACCGGGGGAATTCGCAGTCCTTTCACCACCGCATCTATATAGAGACCGGTGCCGCCCACTAGTAGCGGCAGAGTGCCCGCTTGGTGAAACTGCTGGATCAACGTCTGGGCCTGGCGCTGATACTGGGCCAGGGTGAGGGTTTCGGTGGGATCGCAAATGTCGATTAAATAGTGGGGAATCTGCTGGCGATCGCAGGCCAGAGGTTTAGCAGTGCCAATGTCAAACTCTCGATAGACTTGTCGGGAGTCGGCGCTAAGAATGACAGCCTCGCTATCTGAGGCCAGGGACAGGCGCTGGGCTAGGGCGATCGCCAGAGCAGACTTGCCCGTAGCTGTAGCCCCGCCAATTATCACCAAGAACGGTACAATTGAACTAGTGATACTGTCGGCTTGGGGTAGTGATTCTAGTTGAGAAAATTTTGGTAGATGCATCCCTAGCTCATTCTTCGCCTGAAGCTGCCTTAGGAACCGCCGTGGCCGCTTTGTGCTATAATTTTCTAGCGTTTTAGCCTGTCGCGCAGTCAGGCGGCTTAGGGCTCATTTTTGGAGCGTATAACATGACAACCGACTACGGTGCTGATCAGATTCAGGTTCTAGAGGGGCTTGAACCTGTACGGAAACGCCCAGGTATGTACATTGGCAGCACGGGGCCACGGGGGCTTCATCACCTAGTGTACGAGGTCGTCGATAACTCCGTAGACGAAGCGCTGGCAGGGCACTGCGATCGCATCGATATTTCCCTCAATGCCGACGGCTCGGTCAGTGTAACCGATAATGGGCGCGGCATCCCCACCGATATTCACCCTCGCACCGGCAAGTCGGCGCTCGAAACGGTGATGACCGTGCTGCACGCCGGGGGCAAATTTGGCGGCGGCGGCTACAAAGTGTCTGGCGGTCTCCACGGCGTCGGCATTTCTGTCGTCAACGCCCTGTCGGAGTGGGTTGAGGTCACGGTGTGGCGCGAGGGCAAGGCCCACAAACAACGCTTTGAGCGGGGCGTGCCCATCGGCGATCTCCAGGTTGAAAAAATTACCGAAAAGCGCCAGGGCACCTCGGTAACCTTTTTGCCCGACACCGAAATCTTCCACAACGGCACTGAGTTTGACTACGACACCCTGTGCGGGCGGCTGCGAGAGCTAGCCTACCTGAACGCGGGCATTCAGGTGATTTTCACCGACTACCGCCTCGATGTGATCAAGTCAGACACCCCCAAGGTGTCCACCTACCACTACGCGGGCGGCATCATTGAGTACGTCAAGTACATCAACAACGACAAGCAGCCGATCCACGACGAAATCATTCACATCTCCTCCGAGCGCGATGGAGTGCAGGTAGAGGCAGCGCTCCAGTGGTGTATAGACGCCTATTCTGACAACCTGCTGGGTTTTGCCAACAACATTCGCACCATTGACGGCGGCACCCACCTAGAGGGGCTCAAGGCGGTGCTCACCCGCACCCTCAATAACTTCAGCCGCAAGCGCAACAAACGCAAAGACGCCGACTCTAACCTGGCCGGTGAAAACATCCGCGAGGGGCTGACGGCGATTATTTCGGTCAAGGTGCCCGACCCTGAGTTTGAGGGCCAGACCAAGACCAAGCTGGGCAACACCGAAGTGCGCGGCATTGTCGACTCGCTGGTGGGCGAGGCACTGACCGAGTACCTCGACTTTCACCCCGGCGTGGCCGATGCCATTCTAGAGAAAGCGATCCAAGCCTTTAACGCCGCTGAGGCGGCCCGCCGAGCGCGGGAACTGGTGCGCCGCAAGTCGGTGCTAGAGTCGTCTACCCTACCGGGCAAACTGGCCGATTGCAGCAGCCGCGACCCCAGCGAGTCTGAGATCTTTATCGTAGAAGGTGACTCAGCCGGCGGCAGCGCCAAGCAGGGGCGCGATCGCAGGTTCCAGGCCATTCTCCCCCTGCGGGGCAAGATTCTCAACATTGAGAAAACCGAAGACTCGAAGATCTACAAAAACACCGAGATCCAGGCGCTGATCACCGCCCTGGGCATGGGCATTCGCGGCGAAGAGTTTGACTCGTCACAACTGCGCTACCACCGCATTTGCCTAATGACCGACGCCGACGTGGATGGAGCCCACATTCGCACCCTGCTGCTGACCTTCTTTTACCGCTACCAGCGCGACCTGGTCGATCAGGGCTATATCTACATTGCCTGCCCGCCCCTCTATAAGGTGGAGCGGGGTCGCAACCACTGGTACTGCTACAACGAGCGCGAGCTGCAAAACCTGATCACCAACGAGTTTCCGGCCAACGCCAACTACACGGTGCAGCGGTTTAAGGGTCTGGGCGAAATGATGCCTCAGCAGCTGTGGGAAACCACCATGGACCCCACCACCCGCACCATGAAGCGGGTGGAGATTGAAGACGCTGCCGAGGCCGATCGCATCTTTACGATCTTGATGGGCGATCGCGTTGCCCCCCGCCGCGAGTTCATTGAGACCTACGGCCCCCGTATGAAGCTGGAAGATCTCGATATTTAGCGGAACGGCCAAAAGCCAGCAAAAACCCGGTTTCTTTTGCACGCACAGGCTGCTGGCCTAGGGCAGAAAAGAAACCGGGTTTTTTGGTATCGCCGAAACAGACTCTACTTCAGCATCTCCAGGTTGCGGACTGCGCCCTGGTCAGCGCTGGTAGCCAGTAGGGCATAGGCCTTGAGTGCTGCCGTCACTCGTCGCTGGCGGGGCTCGGCGGGCTTCCAGGCGGCGTCGCCTTTCGCCTCCATGGCGGCACGGCGCTGGGCCAGTTCCTGGTCAGAGATATCGACGTTGATCGTGCGGTTGGGAATGTCGATCACGATGCGATCGCCCTCTTCCACCAGGGCAATGTTGCCCCCCGCCGCCGCCTCAGGCGAGGCGTGGCCAATGGAGAGGCCCGAGGTGCCGCCCGAGAACCGCCCGTCGGTGAGCAGAGCGCAGGACTTACCCAGCCCCTTCGACTTCAGGTAGCTGGTGGGGTAGAGCATTTCCTGCATCCCCGGCCCGCCCTTTGGCCCCTCGTAGCGGATAATTACCACGTCTCCCGCCTGTATCCGGTCGTTGAGGATGGCGGTGACGGCGGCATCCTGGCTTTCAAAGATGCGGGCAGGCCCTTCAAACACCCGCAGAGTCGAGGTCGGCACGCTGGTGGTATAGCGCAACTGCTCCGCCTCGAACATACTGACGTCGATACCTGCGGTCTTGACAACGCAGCCATTGACGGCCAGATTGCCGTAGAGCACGGCCAGGCCACCGTCGTGGGAATAGGCATGCTCCACACTGCGAATGCAGCCCGACTGCCGATCGAGATCGAGCGTAGGCCAGCGCGTGTCTTGGCTGAAGGCCACCTGGGTGGGAATGCCCGCTGGGCCAGCCCTAAAGAAGGTGTGAACGGCTTCGTCAGCCGTACGGGTCACGTCCCAGCGTTCCAGGGCTTCCTTCAGGGTAGGGCTGTGAACCGTGGGTATGTCGCTGTGCAGCAGCCCGGCTCGGTCGAGCTCACCCAGAATGGCGTACACACCCCCAGCTCTATGCACATCCTCGACGTGGTAGTCGGGGGTGTTGGGGGCCACTTTGCACAGCTGGGGCACCTGCTGCGACAGGCGATCGATATCGGCCATGGTGAAGTCAACCTCGGCTTCGCGGGCGGCCGCCAGCAGGTGCAGAATGGTGTTGGTAGAACCACCCATGGCGATATCCAGCATCATGGCATTCTCAAAGGCTTTGAAGCTGGCGGTGGAGCGGGGCAGCACTGACTCGTCGCCCTGCTCGTAGTAGCGGCGGGTGATGTCAACGATGGTGCGGGCGGCGGTGAGAAACAGATCTTTGCGATCGAAGTGGGTGGCCAGGGTGGTGCCGTTGCCCGGCAGCGACAGGCCGATCGCCTCGGTGAGGCAATTCATCGAGTTGGCGGTGAACATGCCCGAGCAAGAGCCGCAGGTGGGGCAGGCGGAACGCTCATACTCTTCAACCAGTTCGTCGCTCATGGTGTCGCTGGCGGCGGCCACCATGGCATCCACTAGGTCGAGCTTGTGGTCGGCCAGTTTGGTCTTGCCCGCCTCCATCGGCCCACCCGAGACAAACACCGCCGGAATATTTAGCCGCAGGGCGGCCATCAACATGCCGGGGGTGATCTTGTCGCAGTTGGAGATGCACACCAGGGCGTCGGCGCAGTGGGCGTTGGCCATATACTCCACCGAGTCGGCAATGATCTCGCGGGAGGGCAGGCTGTAGAGCATGCCGTCGTGGCCCATAGCGATGCCGTCGTCGACGGCGATGGTGTTGAACTCCTTGGCGACACCGCCTGCCGCCTCAATTTCACGGCACACTAGCTGCCCCAAATCTTTCAAATGCACGTGGCCAGGGACGAACTGGGTAAACGAGTTAGCCACCGCAATGATGGGCTTCTCAAAGTCGTCGGTTTGCATACCGGTGGCACGCCAGAGCGCACGGGCACCGGCCATATTGCGACCGTGGGTCGAGGTTTTAGAGCGGTAGGTGGGCATGGCACGTAGGAGTCTAGGTCTAGGGGTCTAAGGAATTGTTTATAGTCTGGCTCTAGACATTATCAAGGCGAGCAAGGCCATAAACCTTAGTAACTACAATAGCCGACTGCACAGTTCAATTTGCGGGATGAGCGGTAGACCCACCCCTAGGGGCCGCTGGGGATGGCGAGTAAAGCACTGCGGGGGGCTAGCGATTTTCGAGTTGATGGGCTTCAATCAGTTGCTCAAACGACCGTAGCGTCTGGCGCTGGCGATCGCCAGCGACCCAGGTGAAGTCGTTGTGGCCAGCCTCAGCTACCCAGAGCGACAGCTTTGGTGCCGCCGCCGCCTCATACAGCGCCTGACCATGGTGAATCGGAATGATCGAGTCGGACCCGCCGTGCATTACCAGTACCGGTGCCTGCACCTCAGGCAGTTTGGCGAGGTTAGGAAATTTATCAAAGGGCAGGAGCGGAAAGGGCAAAACAACCCGAAATACCGAGGTAAAGCTGCTTTCTAACACCAACCCCGCCACGGGATAGTGAGTGGCCAACTCAGTCGCTGGGCCGCCACCTACAGAGCGCCCATACCCAATAATCTGTTCGGGCGATAGTTCAAGCTGCTGGGTCAGGTAGGTGTAGGCCGCCATTACATCCTGGTAGGCATTGGCTTCGCTAGGGCTGCCGTCGCTGGTGCCGTAGCCCCGATAGTCGTAGGCAAACACGCCAAACCCCCAGTGGTGCAGGCGGTCGAGCACGGGTCGAATATCACCGAGATCTTCAGCATTACCGTGACTATAGAGCACCACATAGGTTGCGTCAGGATTGGGCAAATAGATCGCCGAAATCTGCTCAGTACTGGTGACAGGTACTTTGAGAATGTCTGCGGTGTCTTGATAGCTGGCTGGCGGAGGCAGAAAAATCATGCTGTCTGCCCGCCAGAACACATAGAGCGCCAGGAACCCGTAGATCACGACTGTCGAGCTGACGAGCCGCCGCCAACTAAATTCGCCCAGCAACAATCTCTTAAATCGACCACGACGCATAGGGTTAAGTCTGGTTGAATTCTCGCCGGAGCCGGAGCCGGTCAGCGTCAGCTAGGGTCGCTCAAAAGCGGCCAAGCTGTCAAATGTTGGCGCGATCGCCCTCAAACTAGCCAGAGCCACCGAGGTTTTATGCGGGAGTACTACCGTTTCAAAATCCAGTTCACCATCGGGATGGCGGCCCTAGCGGGCAGAGGCTCTACCGCAAAGCGAAAGGGCAGCAGCAGCACGACCGCTCGGCCACCCCGGCCACCAAAGGGCATCAGCTGCACCACTAAATCGAGGGAATAGTTGCGCATGGGAGGCTTTAGCTCGGCCATTTTGGGCACATCGACGACCGGGGCCGCCATTTGCAATACCTGGGTATCGGGGTTGCGACCAAAGCAATCTTCGCTGGTCACCAGGGTGCGGAGAAACTGGTTAGGGTTCACCACGCTAGTGACCTGGGGTAGGGCCAAATCGAGGCGCATACCCGGCGTATGGCGAATAACTCGGCGAATTTCGCTGGTCATGCGGGTAATGGAGCTGCGATCCCAATCGATGGTGACCTGAAGGGCGCGACTTTGGTTAATCACCTGCACCGTAAGCCCCATGAGCGGCTGCAGCGGGTGGGGGCCTTGGGGCAGCACCTGCATTGTAATCAGGCCGTCGTCTTGGTCGTCGTCGCGATCGCTGTCAGGGGCCATGCTTCTGGGTTCGGGCATGGTCAGCTGGAGCGAAATGGCCTTGGCCAGGGGGCCTTCTCCGCTTTGTAGCACCTTGGCAGTGGTCTCTAAAAAACCCTGGCGCGCCAGCTGCGATCGCACCGCGCTTTCCAAGTTTTCGCCATCGGGCACCAGCACCACCTGATCTTCTAGCTCTTCCTCAACAGACAGCGCCATCTTGTAGACGACATAGCCCACACAGATGAAATAAACCGTCAAAATCAGGAAGTCTAGCTCCATGCCAAGCCCCGCAGGGGTAGTGAGAAGAATGTAACAGGCAGCGATAACAATCGCTTCAGGGTAACACCGATAGGCCAGTCAGACGTAGGGGCTTAGGGCCTGCCCCAGGCAGTCATACTCGCGACAGCTCATAGGTCTGCTGCTTCACCAGGCAAAACGGCCCCATCTGTGGCCCCCAGGTGGTTTTGCCCGTCGTCGGGTCAACGCCCCGATCTTCCATCTGAAACACCACCGGGCTGCCGGGGGCCAAGGTTTCAGGGCCAATGTCAAACTTGAGCCGCACGTAGCTAACCCCGCCATTGGCCGTAAAGCTACACAGGCGATCGCCCGGCAATCGGGCGCTAAAGGTCTCGGTAGTGGGTTGGTACTCAATGGCCACACCGCATTGGGGCAAGGCAATCAGCTGGTCACGGGTGAGGCTGGCCAGGCGATCGGGCTGGGTGGCGCTGCCGCTATAGGCGACTGGGTCCGGTAGCCCGTAGTATTGGCCCCAAAGCCCCTCTGACCGTTCGGTAATGTGCAAAATGCGTTGGCGGTAGGGGGGCTGCCCAGAGACAACGCTGAGTTGCTCAATAAAAAAGCTGTAGCCTTCGCCAAAGCAGGATGGCGGCAAGGGCCGGTGCCACAGCCGCAAATGCAAGTACCAGACCGGATCTGCCAGAGACTGCGATCGGTTGTCAAACTCTCCAGCCAGATAGCTCGCTAGTCGTTCAAGGAGGGGCTGGGCCATGGGGCTTTCCTTCAGTCTTTCAGCCCTGATGCTACCGGAAAGCGGGCCGGGTTTTCCCTCAACTTACTTGAGCAGGGGCAGACCGACTGGCGCGGTAACCATCAGGCTGTCGGGGGCGATCGCATCTGCCGCCACATTCAGCAAAATGGCTTCGGTGGTGACCTGGCCCAGGGGCGTAGTCACCTGCACGTGGGTATCGGCCCCCACCTGCTCAAAGCTAAGGAACGGCAACAGGTCGTGGCCCACAAACCAAGGTTGCGCCGCGATCAAGCTGAAGTCGAGCCGGTCGCCTTCGCCGGGGTTAAAGTCCACAATTGTGTCTGGCTCTGGGATAGTAGCTCCGACCAGCGGCCCAGGATAGGCCCCAGGGGTACCGAGACGAAATATATCGGCCCCAGCGCCACCAATGAGCGTATTAGCCCCGGCCCCACCGTAGAGAATGTCATCGCCCGTGCCCCCCACCAGCAGATCGTTGCCCGCACCGCCTTCTAAGACATCGTCGCCCTCGCCGCCAAATAGCCCATCATCGCCCGTGCCCCCCAGCAGGGTGTCGTTGCCCTCGCCACCAAACAGCAGATTATGGCCCCCATTGGCCAAAATCAGGTCGTTGCCCCCAAACCCAAAGAGAGCATTGTTAGCAACGGTACCAATCAGAAAGTTTTGGGTGTCAGTGCCTTCGATCAGCGTAAACACCCGAGGCGGCAGTAGTTCATCGGCTTCGGCTGGCTCCAGCCCCACAGGTTCACTGGCAAATAGGCCATTCAGCCCGGTGGGGAAGAGTGGAGCGGGTTCGGCAGCGGTAACTGCGGTGCCCGTCGCTAGATTGACCTGATACAGTACCGGCGGCTCAAAGCCAGATTGACCGTAGAAAAAGAGCGTATCGATCGCCGCCAGAGTTGGCACCGTCTCCACCGGGGCAACGGGGGTCACGGTAGAATCTGCCCCTTCAGTCTCTAGAGCTGGGTCAGGCAAGTTAATGGTTTCGGCCTCGGTCTCGATCGCCGCTTCAGTCGGCACCAGGTCATTGGCGGGTAATGACGCTGGCAAGGTGTCTAGAGCAAGGTCGACCACGGTATCGGCCCCTAGAACCGGGCCAGGCAAGTCACCGGGTTGAACTCCAGCCTCGATGGGCACCAAGGCGGCGGCGGCTGGCTCTGGCAACCCCTCTGGGTCAACCGATTCGAAAGGCTCTGGTGGGGCGATCGGTTCTAGCGGGGGCACAAATAGATCGAGCATGGAAACACACAGCCAGAGAGAAACAGCGGCGATCTAGGCTAAAGTCACCGGGGCAATGACCCTAGCTTTATCAATGAGCCTTAAGCTCTATTCCAAATTCTGGCATTTTCGGCACGATCCGGAAGGATCTTGTCAGGTATTAATATGACCATTATCAGTAGCTGTGTGCCTCAGCAAGATTACGTCAGGCTGCGGTGCAGCAAAGATTACAGTGGTGGTGTCAGCCAGCCCTCAAAGGAACCACAAAACTGAGGCAGCGTTAGGCTGTGCAGGGAGCCGCCAGGGGCGGCCAACGCTCGATCTGCCGCCGTGTTGTAGCCCCAGTCGGCCAAAAACAGCCCAATATCGGTCAAGTCGGGCTGGCGCTGCACCGCTTGCAGAGCATTCACCCGGTCTTCGACAAACCAAATAGTGGCATCGGGGTTAGCGGTCTTAATCTGGCGCAGGGTATCGTACTTGGGCTGTTTGACCTCTTTACCAACGATGCGCTGGGCCGGGTCTGTCCCTAACGGCCCATCACCTGGCAGTTCTACTCCCGATTTCGCCAGCAGCTGCTGAATAAATCGCCCCTCTTTGGTAGAAATAATCACCAGCTCGATCGCGTTGGCCTGGGCCTGTTGAATGCGATCGATCACACCGGGATAGAACCGCTGGTAGCTCAGCCAATCGTCGAGATCGTGATCAATCCAGCGATCGCGCACACCATCCACGGCCCGACCAATAGTGGCAGGCTCTACCCCCGCCTGAGCCAGCAGTTGCGGAACCAGCTCCGGCCAGCGGGTCAAAATATCCTCGTCAGGCAACCCCACCATCAGCCCATAGAGCACCAGGGGCATTTCCCAGCCAGTTTCAACCACCGGGCGCAGAGGGTAAAATCGCTCGGCCAGCCCTGCTGGGGGGTCTCCCGCCGCTGGTTCAAACACCTCCCTATAGGCTTTCCACGCGGTCTGAAAATATTCCCGCAGCCCGTCGCAGACCACGCCGTCAAAATCGAGGGCCAAAATATCGGGGGTAACCATAGGAGATCAGATAGGGGTATTGGGCTTTGGGTTCAAGGGTTCAGGTTTTAGGTTTCAGGGCTACCCATCCACCCACCTACCCATCAACCCATCTACTACTCCGCTGCTGCCTGCTGCCGAATCAACTGCTGCACTGCCGTCAGCGTGCGGTTTAGCTCTGGGCCTCGGTAGGTGGGGTGCTGCTCGTAGGCTTGCTGTTCTTGCTCTAGCATCAGCACATCTTCGCGCACCAGTCGTCGCAGCACAAAGCTGGCGGAATTATTAAAGGCCCGCTTAAAGAACCGCCGCACTGCGATCGGGCTTTTGTGCAGATTGGGGAAACGTCCCAGGGAGGTGAAGTGCAGCAGGTAAGCGCGGGTGTGGGTTTCGCTCACCGGGCAGAACAAGCAATAGATCACAAAGTCGTCGCCCAGGGTCGATCGCCAGTGGGGGTAGTGGTAGTAGACATCTAGCGGCTCGGGGTGCAGCTGGCGCAGGGCCGGAATCAGGAGCTGACTGGCCGACCAGATTTTGTCGATGCGGTAGTAGCTCTCGGCATCGTAGTGGGCATGGACGTGGGTGTTGTCGGCTTCTAGCTCGGCCAGCACCGGGTTGGCCCACACCTGGGCACCGCCGTGCAGGTGGCCGTGGTACATGTCCATTAAATTTTCAATTAAGAATGAGTAATGGGCCTGCACATCTATGGTGGTCATCGAGCCAATGAAATTGAGGTGTGCCCACTCGGGCACGCCCATGGGGGCAACTTGCTCTGCCAGCGCCGCCTCGCCGGGGAAGACCCAAACAAAGCCGTCTCGTTCTTGCACCGGATACTGCCGCAGGGCACAGGTGGGCAGCTTTTGCTGAGGCTCTAGGTAGGGCACGTGGGCACAGCTGCCATCGGGGGCAAACTGCCAGCCGTGGTAGGCGCAGGCAATGTTGTCGCCCTCTACGGTGCCCTCACTGAGCTTGACCTGGCGATGGGGGCAGCGATCTTCGACGGCGACGGGGGTGCCAGTGCGATCGCGGTAGAGCACGATCGGCTGGTGCCACAGGGTCACTGCTAGGGGCTTGGTGCCCAGATCGTTGCCCTGGGCCACCACGTACCAGTGGTTAAGGTTGATGCCTAACTGCCGCAGAGGTTTGCCTTTAGGTCGTTCTGTTGGGTTATGCTCCCCAGCCACCGCTGTCACTGGTTGAAGGTCAATTACATCCATCGCTGGGTTCGCTTGATAACGCCGACTTTATCCGGGTTCGCCCGAGGTTGAGCTACCAATAATAGGTTAAAAATAATTTCTAATCGACATGGTAAGCCGTAATGGCGATAGTTTCATCAGGGCTGTAGATCGCTTCAATACGTCTGTGTGTCGGATGATTCCACCAGATTTTTACGCGGTTACCCTTGGCAGGGGCAGAACCCGCCCTTTGGTATCCTGCTCCTACCAGCAAGGCTTCAAAGTCTTTAGTGGGCAGCGTTTTTGCTGTGATTTGATCGATCCCATCCAGCTTGTGTTTATCGAGGGTCATAGTCACCCGAATAGGTGCTAAAAATGCGATAGCCAGGTAATACCACGGCCAGGCCAATGGGGTTATGAATTATTCCTGGATAGTCGGTTTCGGGTGGGCTACCGCCGAGTCGAAGTTTAATCGGCCCCAACCAGAGGTATAAACCAGGAATGAGACAGTCTAGGCTGTAGGCGATGGCTCTAAGTTGTTGATCGACGGCCTTGTTGGTCGT is a genomic window of Nodosilinea sp. E11 containing:
- a CDS encoding calcium-binding protein; protein product: MLDLFVPPLEPIAPPEPFESVDPEGLPEPAAAALVPIEAGVQPGDLPGPVLGADTVVDLALDTLPASLPANDLVPTEAAIETEAETINLPDPALETEGADSTVTPVAPVETVPTLAAIDTLFFYGQSGFEPPVLYQVNLATGTAVTAAEPAPLFPTGLNGLFASEPVGLEPAEADELLPPRVFTLIEGTDTQNFLIGTVANNALFGFGGNDLILANGGHNLLFGGEGNDTLLGGTGDDGLFGGEGDDVLEGGAGNDLLVGGTGDDILYGGAGANTLIGGAGADIFRLGTPGAYPGPLVGATIPEPDTIVDFNPGEGDRLDFSLIAAQPWFVGHDLLPFLSFEQVGADTHVQVTTPLGQVTTEAILLNVAADAIAPDSLMVTAPVGLPLLK
- a CDS encoding HAD family hydrolase: MVTPDILALDFDGVVCDGLREYFQTAWKAYREVFEPAAGDPPAGLAERFYPLRPVVETGWEMPLVLYGLMVGLPDEDILTRWPELVPQLLAQAGVEPATIGRAVDGVRDRWIDHDLDDWLSYQRFYPGVIDRIQQAQANAIELVIISTKEGRFIQQLLAKSGVELPGDGPLGTDPAQRIVGKEVKQPKYDTLRQIKTANPDATIWFVEDRVNALQAVQRQPDLTDIGLFLADWGYNTAADRALAAPGGSLHSLTLPQFCGSFEGWLTPPL
- a CDS encoding aromatic ring-hydroxylating dioxygenase subunit alpha; amino-acid sequence: MDVIDLQPVTAVAGEHNPTERPKGKPLRQLGINLNHWYVVAQGNDLGTKPLAVTLWHQPIVLYRDRTGTPVAVEDRCPHRQVKLSEGTVEGDNIACAYHGWQFAPDGSCAHVPYLEPQQKLPTCALRQYPVQERDGFVWVFPGEAALAEQVAPMGVPEWAHLNFIGSMTTIDVQAHYSFLIENLMDMYHGHLHGGAQVWANPVLAELEADNTHVHAHYDAESYYRIDKIWSASQLLIPALRQLHPEPLDVYYHYPHWRSTLGDDFVIYCLFCPVSETHTRAYLLHFTSLGRFPNLHKSPIAVRRFFKRAFNNSASFVLRRLVREDVLMLEQEQQAYEQHPTYRGPELNRTLTAVQQLIRQQAAAE